A window of Callospermophilus lateralis isolate mCalLat2 chromosome 17, mCalLat2.hap1, whole genome shotgun sequence contains these coding sequences:
- the Npc1 gene encoding NPC intracellular cholesterol transporter 1 — translation MCAAPRGRSMSARGPVLCFFLLLLCPAQVFLQSCVWYGECGIASGDKRYNCRYSGPPKPLPKDGYELVQELCPGFFFDDVSLCCDVQQLRTLKDNLQLPLQFLSRCPSCFYNLMNLFCELTCSPRQSQFLNVTETEDYVDPMTNQTKTNVKELQYYVGQSFANAMYNACRDVEAPSSNDKALGLLCGRDADACNATNWIEYMFDKNNGQAPFTITPIFSDLPVQGMEPMNNATKGCNESVDEVTGPCSCQDCSIVCGPKPQPPAPPVPWRIFGLDAMYVIMWITYMAFLFVFFGAFFALWCYRKRYFVSEYTPIDSNIAFSVNASDKGEASCCDRLGAAFEGCLRRFFTQWGSFCVRNPGCVIFFSLVFIAACSSGLAFVRVTTNPVDLWSSTSSQARQDKEYFDTHFGPFFRTEQLIIRAPNTSKHIYQPYPAGADVPFGPPLDKEILHQVLDLQTALESITANYNNETVTLQDICLAPLSPYNKNCTILSVLNYFQNSHSALDHQVGDDFFVYADYHTHFLYCTRAPASLNDTSLLHDPCLGTFGGPVFPWLVLGGYDDQNYNNATALVITFPVNNYYNDTEKLQRAQAWEKEFINFVKNYKNPNLTISFTTERSIEDELNRESNGDIFTVVISYAIMFLYISLALGHIKNCRRLLVDSKISLGITGIVIVLSSVACSLGIFSYMGTPLTLIVIEVIPFLVLAVGVDNIFILVQTYQRDERLQGETLDQQLGRVLGEVAPSMFLSSFCETSAFFFGALSVMPAVHTFSLFAGLAVFIDFLLQITCFVSLLGLDIQRQEKNRLDILCCVKGAEDGSSVQASESYLFRFFKNSYSPLLLKDWMRPIVIAVFVGVLSFSIAVLNKVEIGLDQSLSMPDDSYVIDYFKSLGQYLHAGPPVYFVLEEGHNYTSLQGQNMVCGGMGCDNDSLVQQIFNAAQLDNYTRIGFAPSSWIDDYFDWVKPQSSCCRVYNITDQFCNASVVDPSCVRCRPLTPEGKQRPQGGDFMKFLPMFLSDNPNPKCGKGGHAAYSSAVNILGNNTGIGATYFMTYHTVLQTSADFIDAMKKARLVASNITETMSTKGSNYRVFPYSVFYVFYEQYLTIIDDTIFNLGVSLGSIFLVTVIVLGCELWSAVIMCVTIAMILVNMFGVMWLWGISLNAVSLVNLVMSCGISVEFCSHITRAFTVSAKGSRVDRAEEALALMGSSVFSGITLTKFGGIVVLAFAKSQIFQIFYFRMYLAMVLLGATHGLIFLPVLLSYIGPSVNKAKSRTTQDRYKGTERERLLNF, via the exons ATGTGCGCAGCCCCGCGTGGCCGCAGCATGAGCGCGCGCGGTCCAGTCCTGTGCTTCTTCCTTCTGCTGCTCTGTCCTGCGCAG GTGTTTTTACAGTCCTGTGTTTGGTATGGAGAGTGTGGAATTGCATCTGGAGATAAGAGATACAATTGCAGATATTCCGGGCCACCAAAACCACTGCCAAAAGATGGGTATGAGTTAGTGCAG GAACTCTGTCCTGGATTCTTCTTCGACGATGTCAGTCTCTGTTGTGATGTTCAGCAGCTTCGGACTCTGAAAGACAACCTGCAGCTCCCTCTGCAGTTTCTGTCCAG aTGCCCATCCTGTTTTTATAACCTAATGAACCTGTTTTGTGAGCTGACATGTAGCCCTCGTCAGAGTCAGTTTCTGAATGTTACAGAAACTGAAGACTACGTTGATCCTATGACAAACCAGACAAAAACGAATGTCAAAGAATTACAATACTATGTTGGACAGAGTTTTGCCAATG CAATGTACAATGCCTGCCGGGATGTGGAGGCCCCCTCAAGTAATGACAAGGCCCTGGGACTCCTCTGCGGGAGGGATGCTGATGCCTGCAATGCCACCAACTGGATCGAGTACATGTTCGATAAGAACAATGGACAGGCTCCATTTACCATCACTCCCATTTTTTCAG ATCTTCCAGTCCAGGGGATGGAGCCCATGAACAATGCCACCAAAGGCTGCAATGAGTCTGTAGATGAGGTCACTGGGCCATGCAGCTGCCAGGACTGCTCCATCGTTTGTGGCCCCAAGCCCCAGCCCCCAGCACCTCCTGTTCCCTGGAGGATCTTTGGTTTGGATGCCATGTATGTCATCATGTGGATCACCTACATGgcatttttgtttgtgttttttggaGCATTTTTTGCATTGTGGTGCTACAG aaagcGTTATTTTGTCTCCGAATACACTCCCATTGACAGCAATATAGCCTTTTCTGTTAATGCCAGTGACAAAG GGGAGGCGTCCTGCTGCGACCGGCTTGGTGCGGCCTTCGAGGGCTGTTTGAGGCGCTTCTTCACCCAGTGGGGATCTTTCTGTGTCCGAAACCCTGGCTGCGTCATTTTCTTCTCACTGGTCTTCATCGCCGCATGTTCTTCAGGCCTGGCATTTGTCCGGGTCACCACCAATCCAGTTGACCTCTGGTCATCCACCAGCAGCCAGGCCCGCCAGGATAAAGAGTACTTTGACACACACTTTGGACCTTTCTTCCGGACGGAGCAGCTCATCATCCGGGCCCCCAATACCAGCAAACACATTTACCAGCCATACCCCGCAGGAGCTGATGTGCCCTTTGGACCCCCACTTGACAAAGAGATTTTGCACCAG GTTCTTGACTTACAAACAGCCCTTGAAAGTATTACTGCAAATTATAACAACgagactgtgacacttcaagacaTCTGCTTGGCCCCTCTCTCACCTTATAACAAGAACTGCACCATTTTGAGTGTGTTAAATTACTTCCAGAACAGCCATTCTGCACTGGACCATCAAGTAGGGGATGACTTCTTTGTGTATGCCGATTATCACACGCACTTTCTGTACTGCACACG GGCTCCTGCCTCTCTGAATGATACAAGTCTGCTGCATGATCCTTGCCTCGGTACATTCGGTGGACCCGTGTTCCCGTGGCTTGTGCTGGGAGGCTACGATG ATCAAAACTATAATAATGCCACTGCTCTTGTGATTACCTTCCCTGTCAATAATTACTACAATGATACAGAGAAGCTCCAGAGGGCCCAGGCCTGGGaaaaaga GTTTAttaattttgtgaaaaactacaagaatCCAAATCTGACCATTTCTTTCACTACTGAACGAAGTATTGAAGATGAACTAAATCGTGAAAGTAATGGGGATATCTTCACTGTTGTCATTAGCTACGCCATCATGTTTCTGTATATTTCCCTAGCCCTGGGGCACATCAAAAACTGTCGCAGGCTTCTG GTGGATTCTAAAATCTCCCTAGGCATCACAGGGATTGTGATCGTGTTGAGCTCAGTGGCCTGCTCATTGGGTATCTTCAGCTACATGGGGACCCCGTTGACCCTCATAGTGATTGAAGTCATCCCGTTCCTGGTGCTGGCAGTGGGGGTGGACAACATCTTCATCCTGGTGCAGACCTACCAG agagatgaACGTCTTCAAGGGGAAACCCTGGATCAACAACTGGGCAGGGTCCTAGGAGAAGTGGCTCCTAGTATGTTCCTGTCATCCTTTTGCGAGACTTCAGCGTTTTTCTTTG GAGCCCTGTCGGTGATGCCAGCTGTCCACACTTTCTCTCTGTTTGCGGGATTGGCCGTCTTCATTGACTTCCTACTTCAGATTACCTGTTTCGTGAGTCTCTTGGGATTAGACATTCAACGTCAAGAG AAAAATCGGCTGGACATCCTCTGCTGTGTGAaaggtgctgaagatggaagcaGCGTCCAGGCCTCAGAAAGCTACCTGTTTCGCTTCTTCAAAAACTCCTACTCTCCACTTCTGCTGAAGGACTGGATGCGACCCATCGTG ATTGCCGTCTTTGTGGGTGTCCTGTCATTTAGTATTGCCGTCCTGAACAAAGTAGAAATTGGATTGGATCAGTCTCTTTCAATGCCAGAT GACTCTTACGTCATAGATTACTTCAAATCCCTTGGTCAGTACCTGCACGCGGGTCCGCCTGTGTACTTTGTCCTGGAGGAAGGGCACAACTATACATCCCTACAGGGGCAGAACATGGTGTGCGGCGGCATGGGCTGTGACAATGATTCCTTGGTGCAGCAGATATTTAACGCGGCTCAGCTGGACAACTA cACCCGGATAGGCTTTGCTCCCTCGTCCTGGATTGACGATTATTTTGATTGGGTTAAGCCACAGTCTTCTTGCTGTAGAGTCTACAATATCACTGACCAGTTCTGCAATGCTTCAG TGGTTGACCCTTCCTGCGTCCGCTGCAGGCCTCTGACTCCGGAGGGCAAACAGAGACCTCAGGGTGGAGACTTCATGAAATTCCTGCCCATGTTTCTCTCTGATAACCCTAACCCCAAGTGTGGCAAAGG GGGACATGCAGCTTACAGTTCAGCAGTTAACATCCTTGGCAATAACACTGGCATCGGAGCCACATACTTCATGACCTACCACACCGTGCTGCAGACCTCCGCTGACTTTATTGATGCTATGAAGAAAGCCCGACTTGTGGCCAGTAACATCACCGAAACCATGAGCACGAAGGGCAGTAATTACCGGGTGTTCCCATACAG TGTGTTCTACGTCTTCTACGAACAGTACCTTACCATCATTGATGACACCATCTTTAACCTTGGTGTGTCCCTGGGGTCCATATTTCTGGTGACCGTGATTGTTCTGGGCTGTGAACTGTGGTCTGCAGTCATCATGTGCGTCACCATCGCCATGATCCTGGTCAACATGTTTGGCGTGATGTGGCTGTGGGGCATCAGTCTGAACGCAGTGTCCTTAGTCAACCTGGTGATG AGCTGTGGCATTTCCGTGGAGTTCTGCAGCCACATAACAAGAGCATTCACAGTGAGTGCAAAAGGAAGCCGCGTGGACCGTGCAGAAGAGGCGCTCGCTCTCATGGGCAGTTCT GTATTCAGCGGAATCACACTTACAAAATTTGGAGGAATTGTGGTGTTGGCCTTTGCCAAATCCCAGATTTTCCAGATATTTTACTTCAGGATGTATTTAGCTATGGTCTTACTGGGAGCCACTCATGGACT